One stretch of Microbispora sp. ZYX-F-249 DNA includes these proteins:
- a CDS encoding molybdenum cofactor biosynthesis protein MoaE, with protein sequence MDVIRLLGIRDTPLSVDEVLGAVEDHAAGGTAVFVGTVREQDGGRPVTLLSYSAHPSAEEQLRRVAEKVAADHRVTALAAVHRVGDLRLGEIAVVVAAACPHRGEAFEACRRLIDDLKREVPIWKHQVFADGGAEWVGACD encoded by the coding sequence GTGGACGTCATCCGATTGCTGGGCATTCGCGACACCCCGCTGTCCGTGGACGAGGTGCTGGGCGCGGTGGAGGACCACGCCGCGGGAGGCACGGCGGTGTTCGTCGGCACGGTGCGCGAGCAGGACGGCGGCAGGCCGGTGACGCTCCTGTCGTATTCGGCGCACCCGTCCGCCGAGGAGCAGCTGCGCAGGGTCGCGGAGAAGGTGGCGGCCGACCACCGGGTGACGGCGCTGGCGGCCGTCCACCGGGTGGGCGACCTGCGGCTGGGGGAGATCGCCGTCGTCGTGGCGGCCGCCTGTCCCCATCGGGGCGAGGCCTTCGAGGCCTGCCGCAGGCTGATCGACGATCTCAAGCGCGAGGTGCCCATCTGGAAGCACCAGGTGTTCGCCGACGGGGGCGCCGAGTGGGTCGGCGCCTGCGATTAG
- a CDS encoding NAD-dependent epimerase/dehydratase family protein, which translates to MPTSKRLRPPVVAVTGAASGLGRAFLAKVASSAEFRRVVAIDEQRGDVPDVTWRVLDIRDPLLANRISDVDVLVHLGTDESLDTDPAERRRYNLRAAQTVLTACAAARVRRVVLVTSAMVYGAAADNPVPLPEDAPVAAEPDTGLVGDHLEIEALVRRSLRAHPGLEVTVLRPAALVGPGVDTVITRHFEAPRLLVVKGCLPRWQFCHVDDLVSALEAAALGRVGGVVAVGSEGWLEMEQVEEISGLKRFELPAGVTFGTAQRLHRLGITPTAATDLHYVVYPWVVDGVALREAGWKAAWTNEAVLRELLELSAGRHAVVGRRLSGKEATITAAGATVAVIGTAAIVRAARRKRRT; encoded by the coding sequence GTGCCTACCTCGAAACGCCTGCGTCCCCCCGTCGTCGCCGTCACCGGCGCCGCCTCCGGTCTCGGCCGGGCGTTCCTCGCGAAGGTGGCCTCGTCTGCGGAATTCCGCCGTGTGGTGGCCATCGACGAACAACGCGGCGACGTCCCGGACGTCACCTGGCGGGTCCTCGACATTCGTGATCCGCTCTTGGCGAACCGGATCTCCGATGTGGACGTCCTGGTGCATCTCGGCACTGACGAGTCGCTCGACACCGACCCCGCCGAGCGCCGCCGCTACAACCTGCGCGCCGCCCAGACCGTGCTCACGGCCTGCGCCGCGGCCCGGGTGCGGCGGGTCGTGCTGGTGACGAGCGCGATGGTTTACGGCGCCGCCGCCGACAACCCGGTGCCCCTGCCCGAGGACGCCCCGGTCGCGGCCGAGCCGGACACCGGCCTGGTGGGCGACCACCTGGAGATCGAGGCGCTGGTACGGCGGTCGCTGCGGGCGCATCCGGGCCTGGAGGTGACCGTGCTGCGGCCCGCCGCCCTGGTCGGTCCTGGCGTCGACACGGTCATCACCCGCCACTTCGAGGCGCCCCGGCTGCTGGTGGTGAAGGGCTGTCTGCCGCGCTGGCAGTTCTGCCACGTCGACGACCTGGTCTCCGCGCTGGAGGCCGCCGCCCTGGGCAGGGTCGGCGGGGTCGTGGCGGTCGGCTCGGAGGGCTGGCTGGAGATGGAGCAGGTGGAGGAGATCTCCGGCCTGAAGCGGTTCGAACTGCCGGCGGGTGTGACGTTCGGCACCGCGCAGCGGCTGCACCGGCTCGGCATCACGCCGACCGCCGCGACCGACCTGCATTACGTCGTCTACCCCTGGGTGGTCGACGGCGTGGCGCTGCGGGAGGCGGGCTGGAAGGCGGCCTGGACCAACGAGGCGGTCCTGCGCGAGCTGCTCGAATTGTCCGCGGGCAGGCACGCGGTCGTCGGCCGCCGCCTGTCGGGCAAGGAGGCCACGATCACGGCTGCGGGCGCGACCGTCGCGGTGATCGGCACGGCGGCGATCGTCCGCGCCGCCCGCCGCAAGCGCCGCACCTGA